One region of Agrobacterium tumefaciens genomic DNA includes:
- a CDS encoding OsmC family protein — protein sequence MIDGGKVKLRPVGATAKVGRLGRPLISTVTGGALEIVTGVSEPGFNPIDLLYSSLAACLALSARIAASRLGLLDNFESVLIDVSGEKSAQEPYRIIRFDIRMEIAGSFDEATRAAIAHAAEDICTVSNTLKGDADFALSIAS from the coding sequence ATGATAGATGGTGGAAAGGTGAAGTTGAGGCCGGTTGGCGCCACCGCCAAGGTCGGGCGGCTTGGTCGCCCACTGATTTCGACAGTGACCGGCGGCGCCCTGGAAATTGTTACGGGTGTCTCTGAACCGGGCTTCAATCCGATCGACCTCCTTTATTCGTCGCTTGCGGCATGCCTGGCGCTCAGCGCCCGGATTGCGGCGAGCCGCTTGGGGTTGCTGGACAACTTCGAGAGCGTGCTCATTGACGTTTCCGGTGAGAAATCCGCGCAGGAGCCCTATCGCATCATTCGTTTCGATATCAGGATGGAGATTGCCGGGAGTTTCGATGAGGCGACGCGCGCCGCAATTGCCCATGCGGCCGAAGATATCTGCACCGTCAGCAACACTTTGAAGGGCGACGCGGACTTTGCTCTTTCGATCGCTAGCTGA
- the yajC gene encoding preprotein translocase subunit YajC produces the protein MFISQAFAQDTAGGASAFGSGLEMLFLFAPLMVVWYFFLIRPQRAQMKKRQETLTNIRRGDQVVLGGGIVGKVTKVIDDNELEVEIAEGVKIRAARAYIAEVRVKGEVVKTEAAS, from the coding sequence ATGTTCATTAGTCAAGCTTTTGCCCAGGACACGGCGGGCGGCGCGTCTGCATTCGGTTCCGGCCTTGAGATGCTTTTCCTGTTTGCACCGCTTATGGTGGTCTGGTACTTTTTCCTCATTCGCCCGCAGCGCGCGCAGATGAAGAAGCGTCAGGAAACGTTGACCAATATTCGCCGTGGCGATCAGGTCGTTCTTGGTGGCGGCATCGTTGGCAAGGTGACCAAGGTCATCGACGACAATGAACTCGAAGTCGAAATCGCCGAAGGCGTGAAAATCCGTGCCGCTCGTGCTTACATTGCCGAAGTGCGCGTGAAGGGCGAAGTGGTCAAGACGGAAGCCGCTTCCTGA
- a CDS encoding PAS domain-containing protein, translated as MLAFVRKKGLEVFVQGDKADSDNALGYYMWSISDNRLIMDTVTAECHGFSEAVASRGVSIEDILERIDVEMRDQVARAIFESITTGVFFDQRYKVHLPDGSIRWIVAKGRAIFDAENTPFLGLGSVRDITLKKTYQFEPRQ; from the coding sequence ATGTTAGCGTTTGTCAGAAAAAAAGGTCTGGAGGTTTTCGTGCAGGGGGACAAGGCGGATTCAGACAATGCGCTCGGCTATTATATGTGGAGCATTTCCGACAACAGGTTGATCATGGACACCGTCACCGCGGAGTGTCATGGCTTTTCCGAAGCGGTGGCATCGCGAGGTGTGTCGATTGAGGATATTCTCGAAAGAATAGATGTGGAAATGCGCGATCAGGTGGCGCGGGCAATTTTCGAAAGCATCACTACCGGCGTGTTTTTCGACCAGCGCTACAAGGTGCATCTGCCTGATGGTTCTATCCGCTGGATCGTGGCGAAGGGCAGGGCGATTTTCGATGCTGAAAATACGCCGTTTCTTGGTCTCGGCAGCGTTCGTGATATCACTCTCAAAAAAACCTACCAGTTCGAGCCGCGCCAATAG
- a CDS encoding ATP-binding protein, with amino-acid sequence MIREETATLLLAELRRLNVAMERLAGPAPAVNDWNAADCFVWTPVNSFLQPVSRPNRIVLKLIRGVDHVRDILHENTLRFADGFPANNVLLWGARGMGKSSLVKAVHEDVRAASGVPLKLVEVHREDIHTLPALLDILKASGERVIVFCDDLSFDHDDTAYKSLKAALDGGIEGRPDNVLFYATSNRRHLLPRHMMENEQSTAINPSEAVEEKVSLSDRFGLWLGFHKCGQEDYLTMIDSYAEHFDLGLDRETLHHEALEWATTRGGRSGRVAWQYIQDAAGRLRKSIDR; translated from the coding sequence ATGATTCGAGAAGAGACGGCCACCCTGCTTCTTGCCGAACTGCGCCGGCTTAACGTCGCCATGGAACGGTTGGCAGGCCCGGCACCTGCCGTGAACGACTGGAATGCGGCGGATTGCTTTGTCTGGACGCCGGTCAATTCCTTTCTGCAGCCGGTCTCGCGTCCGAACCGCATTGTGCTGAAACTCATTCGCGGCGTCGATCATGTGCGCGATATCCTGCACGAGAACACACTGCGTTTTGCTGATGGTTTTCCCGCCAACAACGTGCTGCTCTGGGGCGCACGCGGCATGGGCAAATCCTCGCTGGTGAAGGCCGTTCACGAAGATGTGCGCGCCGCGAGCGGCGTTCCGTTGAAGCTGGTCGAGGTGCATCGCGAAGATATCCACACCCTGCCCGCCTTGCTGGATATATTGAAAGCTTCCGGCGAACGCGTCATCGTCTTCTGCGACGACCTCTCCTTCGATCACGACGACACGGCCTACAAGTCGCTGAAGGCAGCACTCGATGGCGGCATAGAGGGGCGTCCGGACAATGTGCTGTTCTATGCCACGTCCAACCGCCGTCATCTTCTGCCGCGCCACATGATGGAGAACGAGCAATCGACCGCCATCAACCCTTCGGAAGCTGTTGAGGAAAAGGTCTCGCTCTCGGACCGCTTCGGCCTGTGGCTCGGCTTCCACAAATGCGGCCAGGAAGACTATCTTACGATGATTGACAGCTATGCCGAACATTTCGATCTCGGCCTTGATCGCGAAACCCTGCATCACGAGGCGCTGGAATGGGCGACCACGCGCGGCGGCCGCTCCGGTCGCGTCGCCTGGCAATATATTCAGGATGCCGCCGGGCGCCTGAGAAAATCGATCGACAGATAA
- the fdhA gene encoding formaldehyde dehydrogenase, glutathione-independent, translating into MSKNRGVVYLRPGQVEVRDIDDPKLEAPDGRRIEHGVILKVISTNICGSDQHMVRGRTSAMPGLVLGHEITGEVIEKGVDVEMLDIGDIVSVPFNVACGRCRCCKSQDTGVCLTVNPARAGGAYGYVDMGGWIGGQARYVTIPYADFNLLKFPDRDRAMSKIRDLTMLSDILPTGFHGAVKAGVGVGSTVYVAGAGPVGLAAAASARILGAAVVMIGDFNKDRLAHAAKVGFEPVDLSKGDRLGDMIAEIVGTNEVDSAIDAVGFEARGHSGGEQPAIVLNQMMEITRAAGSIGIPGLYVTEDPGAVDAAAKQGSLSLRFGLGWAKAQSFHTGQTPVLKYNRQLMQSILHDRLPIADIVNAKIIALDDAVQGYESFDQGAATKFVLDPHGDLLKSA; encoded by the coding sequence ATGAGCAAAAACAGAGGCGTCGTCTATTTGCGCCCCGGCCAGGTCGAGGTCCGCGACATCGATGATCCGAAGCTAGAGGCGCCGGATGGCCGCCGTATCGAGCACGGTGTCATTCTCAAGGTTATTTCCACGAATATCTGCGGTTCGGACCAGCATATGGTGCGCGGCCGCACCTCGGCGATGCCCGGCCTCGTCCTTGGCCATGAGATCACCGGCGAAGTCATTGAAAAAGGCGTCGACGTCGAGATGCTTGATATCGGCGATATCGTCTCGGTGCCGTTCAACGTCGCCTGCGGTCGCTGCCGCTGCTGCAAGTCGCAGGATACCGGCGTGTGCCTGACGGTGAACCCCGCCCGTGCCGGCGGCGCCTACGGTTATGTCGATATGGGCGGCTGGATCGGCGGACAGGCCAGATACGTGACCATTCCCTATGCCGACTTCAACCTTCTGAAATTTCCCGACCGCGACAGGGCAATGTCCAAGATCCGCGACCTCACCATGCTCTCGGACATCCTGCCGACCGGCTTTCATGGCGCGGTCAAGGCCGGCGTCGGTGTCGGCTCCACGGTCTATGTCGCGGGCGCCGGTCCGGTCGGTCTGGCGGCTGCCGCGTCTGCCCGTATTCTCGGTGCCGCCGTCGTCATGATCGGTGATTTCAACAAGGATCGCCTTGCGCACGCCGCAAAGGTCGGCTTCGAGCCCGTCGATCTTTCCAAGGGCGACCGGCTGGGCGACATGATTGCCGAGATCGTCGGCACCAACGAGGTCGACAGCGCCATCGATGCCGTCGGTTTCGAAGCGCGTGGCCATTCGGGTGGCGAACAGCCGGCCATCGTTCTCAACCAGATGATGGAAATCACCCGTGCCGCCGGCTCGATCGGCATTCCCGGTCTTTACGTCACCGAAGATCCAGGTGCGGTCGATGCCGCAGCAAAACAGGGCAGCCTGTCTCTCCGCTTCGGCCTCGGTTGGGCTAAGGCACAATCTTTCCATACCGGCCAGACGCCGGTGCTGAAATACAATCGCCAGCTCATGCAGTCGATCCTGCACGACCGCCTGCCCATTGCCGACATCGTCAACGCCAAGATCATCGCACTCGACGACGCCGTACAGGGATATGAAAGCTTCGACCAGGGTGCCGCAACCAAGTTCGTGCTCGATCCGCACGGTGATCTGCTGAAGTCAGCCTGA
- a CDS encoding Thivi_2564 family membrane protein: protein MVTSTLVSILITFLVIVLVLWLIARLPVGGGAKQIAQVIVIIIGIISLLKYLAVF, encoded by the coding sequence ATGGTTACATCTACGCTCGTCAGCATTCTGATCACCTTCCTGGTGATCGTGCTCGTCTTGTGGCTCATCGCACGACTGCCCGTCGGCGGCGGCGCGAAACAGATCGCGCAAGTCATCGTCATCATCATCGGCATTATTTCGCTGCTGAAATATCTCGCCGTCTTCTGA
- the lipB gene encoding lipoyl(octanoyl) transferase LipB — protein MLTRTDIETNMLPVPGSPPVRWRISEGLVPYELAIEEMEREVAAIANGEADELVWLLEHPPLYTAGTSADVADLIEPERFPVFATGRGGEYTYHGPGQRVVYVMLDLKRRRQDVRAYVAALENVIIRTLDKMNVRGERREDRVGVWVRRPEKPLLPDGGMAEDKIAALGIRLRKWVSFHGLSINVDPDLAHFSGIVPCGISAYGVTSLVDLGLPVMIGDVDVLLREAFEEVFGPAVPEAGSGG, from the coding sequence ATGCTCACACGCACGGATATCGAGACAAATATGCTGCCCGTTCCCGGCTCGCCGCCTGTTCGCTGGCGAATCTCGGAAGGTCTCGTGCCTTACGAACTGGCAATAGAAGAGATGGAACGCGAAGTTGCCGCCATAGCCAATGGCGAGGCCGACGAACTCGTGTGGCTTCTGGAGCACCCGCCACTCTACACGGCAGGCACCAGCGCCGATGTTGCCGACCTCATCGAGCCGGAGCGTTTTCCTGTCTTCGCCACCGGTCGCGGTGGCGAATATACCTATCACGGGCCGGGACAGCGCGTCGTTTACGTCATGCTCGACCTGAAACGCCGGCGCCAGGATGTCCGCGCCTATGTTGCCGCGCTGGAGAATGTCATCATCCGCACGCTCGACAAGATGAATGTCCGTGGCGAACGGCGCGAAGACCGGGTTGGTGTCTGGGTCAGGCGTCCGGAAAAACCTCTGCTTCCCGATGGCGGCATGGCCGAGGACAAGATCGCCGCGCTCGGCATCCGGTTGCGCAAATGGGTGAGCTTTCACGGGCTGTCGATCAATGTCGATCCCGACCTCGCGCATTTTTCCGGCATCGTTCCCTGCGGCATCAGCGCCTATGGCGTGACCAGCCTTGTCGATCTTGGATTGCCGGTTATGATCGGCGATGTCGATGTTCTGCTGCGAGAAGCCTTTGAGGAGGTCTTTGGCCCGGCAGTGCCCGAAGCCGGCTCCGGCGGCTGA
- a CDS encoding NAD(P)-dependent alcohol dehydrogenase translates to MFTTSAYACDDGSSPMKLATIKRRDPGPRDVEIEIEFCGVCHSDIHTARSEWPGSLYPCVPGHEIIGRVGRVGAQVTKFKAGDRVGVGCIVDSCRECASCAEGLEQYCENGMTGTYNSPDKAMGGGAHTLGGYSAHVVVDDRYVLRIPEGLDPAAAAPLLCAGITTYSPLRHWNAGPGKRIGVVGLGGLGHMAVKIANAMGATVVMITTSPGKAEDAKKLGAHEVIVSRDADQMKKAASSLDLIIDAVAADHDINAYLALLKRDGALVQVGAPEKPLSVHAFSLIPGRKTFAGSMIGGIPETQEMLDFCAEKGIAAEIEMINIDQINEAYERMIKSDVRYRFVIDMKSLPRQKAA, encoded by the coding sequence ATGTTCACAACGTCAGCCTACGCCTGCGATGACGGTTCTTCGCCGATGAAGCTCGCGACCATCAAGCGTCGCGATCCCGGCCCGCGCGATGTCGAAATCGAAATCGAGTTCTGTGGCGTCTGCCACTCCGATATCCATACGGCCCGCAGCGAATGGCCGGGTTCTCTCTACCCCTGCGTCCCCGGCCACGAAATCATCGGCCGCGTCGGTCGGGTGGGCGCGCAGGTCACGAAATTCAAGGCGGGTGACCGCGTCGGCGTCGGCTGTATCGTCGACAGCTGCCGTGAATGCGCAAGCTGCGCCGAGGGGCTGGAGCAATATTGCGAAAACGGCATGACCGGCACCTACAACTCGCCTGACAAGGCCATGGGCGGCGGCGCACATACGCTTGGTGGTTATTCCGCCCATGTGGTCGTCGATGATCGCTATGTGCTGCGGATCCCCGAAGGGCTCGATCCAGCAGCCGCAGCACCCCTGCTCTGCGCCGGCATAACCACCTATTCGCCGCTGAGGCACTGGAATGCAGGTCCCGGCAAGCGCATCGGCGTCGTCGGTCTCGGTGGCCTCGGCCATATGGCAGTCAAGATCGCCAATGCCATGGGCGCTACGGTCGTGATGATCACCACCTCCCCCGGCAAGGCAGAAGACGCGAAAAAGCTCGGTGCCCATGAGGTGATCGTTTCACGCGATGCCGACCAGATGAAGAAAGCGGCTTCCAGCCTCGATCTTATCATCGACGCGGTTGCCGCCGACCACGACATCAACGCCTATCTTGCGTTGCTGAAGCGGGATGGCGCACTGGTGCAGGTCGGAGCGCCTGAGAAGCCGCTATCGGTGCACGCATTCAGCCTCATCCCCGGCCGCAAGACCTTCGCCGGCTCGATGATTGGCGGCATTCCCGAAACCCAGGAAATGCTGGATTTCTGCGCCGAAAAAGGCATCGCCGCCGAAATCGAGATGATCAATATCGATCAGATCAATGAGGCTTATGAACGCATGATAAAAAGCGATGTGCGTTATCGCTTCGTCATTGATATGAAGAGCCTGCCACGCCAGAAGGCCGCCTGA
- a CDS encoding Mth938-like domain-containing protein gives MAGGIEIRPAHFPGRAPIDAYGNGGFRFADMSHRGSLLLLPSGIHGWSPVDVKELRLEHFDKVLADAQDIEVLLIGTGDGMRVLPKELREAFRQAGISVDPMSTGAAVRTYNIMLSESRAVAAALIAVEG, from the coding sequence ATGGCCGGCGGGATTGAAATACGCCCGGCCCATTTTCCCGGCCGGGCGCCCATCGATGCCTATGGCAATGGCGGTTTCCGTTTCGCCGACATGTCGCACCGCGGCTCTCTCCTGTTGTTGCCTTCCGGCATTCACGGCTGGAGCCCGGTTGATGTGAAAGAATTGAGGCTTGAGCATTTCGACAAGGTTCTGGCTGATGCGCAGGATATCGAAGTGCTTTTGATCGGCACGGGTGATGGCATGCGGGTCTTGCCGAAGGAATTGCGCGAAGCCTTCAGGCAAGCGGGCATTTCGGTCGATCCGATGAGCACGGGTGCTGCCGTTCGCACCTATAATATCATGCTTTCGGAATCGCGCGCCGTGGCTGCGGCGCTGATTGCCGTCGAAGGCTGA
- the secDF gene encoding protein translocase subunit SecDF — MLHFSRWKTVFIWLLVLASVFIASPNLFSDKQLEGMPAWYKDNKVTLGLDLQGGSHIMLKIERSDIVKERLETIVGDVRTQLRDANIRYSGLTGNGQQIQVRISDPAQYEAAKTALRDLTQPVSAGTLVGGSITEVTMNDGGDNLLRLNLTDEGVDYRLSSAVSQSIEVVRRRVDEVGTTEPLIQRQGSDRIIVQVPGLQDPQRLKSLLNQTAKLSFRMVDTTMPVQEAMNGRPPATSEVLYSQDDPPVPYLVERRALVSGDNLVDAQASFNQQTNEPVVTFRFDSRGAQRFAQATQQNVGKPFAIVLDNQVISAPVIREPIIGGSGQISGSFSVQGANDLAVLLRAGALPATLTVVEERTVGPSLGNDSITAGLTASAIGAVGVLIFMFVFYGFFGLLANIALIVNVVMLIAVLSVIGSTLTLPGIAGIVLTIGMAVDSNVLIYERIREEVKSGKPLIQSLDNGFTRAFATIIDANLTTLIVASVLFYMGTGPVKGFAVTLAVGIITTVFTAYTLTAWMFGYWVRRSRPKHLPKGVRTAMFDGRDIPFMRYRRVVFMITGVIMLACVGGFIAKGLNLGIDFQGGSVIEVRAKQGEADLADIRERLNQLNLGEIQAQNFGTPQDVLIRIQAQDGGENAEQSAITLVRGELQDKYDFRRVEVVGPAVSGDLTVTSTIGVVLAMAAIMIYIWVRFEWQFALGAVISMVHDVVFTIGLFVFLGIEFNLTSIAAILTIIGYSLNDTVVIYDRVRENLRRYKKMPLSMIIDVSLNQTLSRTILTGLTVLLALLALYLFGGEVIRSFTFAMLFGVGIGVFSSVYIAAPVLIAFKLRPESKDAEDEKDEKSGNAIGGKPAV; from the coding sequence ATGCTTCATTTTTCCCGTTGGAAAACAGTCTTTATCTGGTTGCTTGTGCTGGCAAGCGTCTTCATCGCATCTCCCAACCTGTTTTCGGACAAACAGCTGGAGGGCATGCCTGCCTGGTACAAGGACAACAAGGTAACGCTCGGTCTCGACCTTCAGGGCGGCTCGCACATCATGCTCAAGATCGAGCGTTCCGACATCGTCAAGGAACGGCTTGAAACGATCGTGGGTGACGTGCGCACGCAGCTTCGCGACGCCAACATCCGCTATTCGGGGCTTACGGGCAACGGCCAGCAGATCCAGGTTCGCATCAGCGATCCCGCTCAATATGAAGCGGCGAAAACCGCGCTTCGCGACCTGACGCAGCCTGTGTCCGCCGGAACGCTAGTCGGCGGTTCCATCACAGAAGTGACGATGAACGACGGCGGCGACAATCTGCTGCGGCTCAACCTGACCGATGAAGGCGTGGATTATCGCCTGTCCTCGGCCGTATCGCAGTCCATCGAAGTCGTGCGCCGCCGCGTTGACGAAGTCGGCACCACCGAACCTCTCATCCAGCGTCAGGGTTCCGACCGCATCATCGTACAGGTGCCGGGCCTCCAGGATCCGCAGCGCCTGAAATCGCTTCTCAACCAGACGGCAAAGCTGTCCTTCCGCATGGTCGACACCACCATGCCGGTGCAGGAAGCGATGAATGGCCGTCCGCCTGCGACCTCAGAGGTTCTTTATTCGCAGGACGATCCGCCGGTTCCCTATCTGGTGGAACGCCGCGCGCTCGTTTCCGGCGACAACCTCGTCGATGCGCAGGCAAGCTTCAACCAGCAGACCAATGAACCCGTCGTCACCTTCCGTTTCGACAGCCGCGGTGCGCAGCGCTTTGCGCAGGCGACGCAGCAGAATGTCGGCAAGCCTTTCGCCATCGTGCTCGACAATCAGGTCATTTCTGCACCTGTCATCCGTGAGCCGATCATCGGCGGTTCGGGACAGATTTCCGGTAGTTTCTCGGTTCAGGGCGCCAACGACCTTGCAGTCTTGTTGCGTGCGGGCGCACTTCCGGCCACGCTGACCGTGGTTGAGGAACGCACCGTCGGTCCGAGCCTTGGTAACGACTCCATCACCGCCGGCCTCACGGCAAGCGCCATCGGCGCCGTCGGCGTCCTCATCTTCATGTTCGTCTTTTATGGCTTCTTCGGCCTGCTTGCGAACATCGCTCTCATCGTCAACGTGGTCATGCTGATCGCCGTCCTCAGTGTGATCGGATCTACGCTCACCTTGCCCGGTATTGCGGGTATCGTCTTGACGATCGGTATGGCGGTGGACTCCAACGTTCTGATCTACGAGCGAATACGCGAAGAGGTGAAGAGCGGAAAACCGCTGATCCAGTCACTGGATAATGGTTTCACACGCGCCTTTGCGACCATTATCGACGCCAACCTGACGACGCTGATCGTTGCAAGCGTGCTGTTCTACATGGGCACGGGTCCGGTCAAGGGCTTTGCCGTCACGCTTGCGGTCGGTATCATCACCACTGTCTTCACGGCCTATACGCTGACGGCCTGGATGTTTGGCTACTGGGTTCGCCGCAGCCGTCCGAAACATCTGCCGAAGGGTGTACGCACCGCCATGTTCGACGGTCGCGACATTCCGTTCATGCGTTATCGCCGTGTGGTTTTCATGATCACCGGTGTGATCATGCTCGCCTGCGTCGGCGGCTTCATCGCCAAGGGCCTGAACCTCGGCATCGATTTCCAGGGCGGCTCGGTTATCGAAGTGCGCGCCAAGCAGGGTGAGGCCGATCTTGCAGATATTCGCGAGCGTCTGAACCAGCTGAACCTCGGTGAAATCCAGGCACAGAATTTCGGCACGCCGCAGGACGTTCTCATCCGCATTCAGGCGCAGGACGGCGGCGAAAATGCCGAGCAGTCGGCAATCACCCTGGTGCGCGGCGAGTTGCAGGACAAGTATGATTTCCGTCGCGTGGAAGTCGTTGGTCCGGCCGTGTCCGGTGACCTGACCGTGACCTCCACGATCGGCGTTGTGCTCGCCATGGCGGCGATCATGATCTACATCTGGGTTCGCTTCGAGTGGCAGTTTGCACTGGGTGCGGTCATCTCGATGGTGCACGACGTGGTCTTCACCATCGGCCTGTTCGTCTTCCTGGGTATAGAGTTCAACCTGACCAGTATCGCGGCGATCCTGACGATCATCGGTTATTCGCTGAACGATACGGTGGTCATCTACGACCGTGTCCGTGAAAACCTCCGGCGATACAAGAAGATGCCACTTTCGATGATCATCGACGTCTCGCTGAACCAGACCCTTTCGCGCACGATCCTTACCGGTTTGACCGTGCTTCTGGCACTGCTGGCACTGTATCTGTTCGGTGGCGAGGTCATTCGTTCCTTCACCTTCGCCATGTTGTTCGGCGTCGGTATCGGCGTGTTCTCCTCGGTCTATATCGCGGCTCCGGTGCTGATCGCCTTCAAGCTGCGTCCCGAGAGCAAGGATGCGGAAGACGAGAAGGATGAGAAGTCCGGCAATGCCATCGGCGGCAAGCCTGCCGTCTGA
- a CDS encoding DMT family transporter: MTSQTGLNDVAKGMMIMAGCMFVLPVMDAIAKYMAVSGGMSPAQVTFYRFFFQLLCTLPLLLLVSPKALFSARRPWMNCLRGVLHASASLMFFAAVKYMPLADVFAIYFVEPFMLTMMSALFLGDRVGWKRWTAIAVGFGGALIVIQPSFEIFGWTSLLPVACAFLYTLYLFLNRAIGDADSPLVMQTMSGIAGTVFMAAALLAGDAYGDKDFAISLPQSGFTLSLLIVLGSISGYMHLLIVRAFRLAPLSLLAPFQYFEIISATVLGYALFSDFPTPSKWLGILIIVASGLFIIWRERVQTEANPPLDGQ, translated from the coding sequence ATGACCAGCCAGACCGGTTTGAACGATGTCGCCAAGGGCATGATGATCATGGCGGGCTGCATGTTCGTGCTGCCCGTCATGGATGCCATCGCCAAATACATGGCGGTGAGCGGCGGAATGTCACCGGCGCAGGTCACTTTCTACCGCTTCTTTTTCCAGCTTCTGTGCACCCTGCCCCTGCTGCTGCTGGTCTCACCCAAAGCGCTGTTCAGCGCCAGACGACCGTGGATGAACTGCCTGCGCGGCGTGCTGCATGCCAGTGCCAGCCTGATGTTCTTCGCCGCCGTCAAATACATGCCACTCGCCGATGTCTTTGCCATCTATTTCGTCGAGCCATTCATGCTGACGATGATGTCGGCCCTTTTCCTCGGCGACAGGGTCGGCTGGAAACGCTGGACAGCGATTGCGGTGGGTTTCGGCGGCGCTCTGATCGTCATTCAGCCGAGTTTTGAGATTTTCGGCTGGACATCGCTCCTGCCGGTCGCCTGCGCATTTCTCTACACGCTCTACCTGTTCCTTAACCGCGCTATCGGCGATGCCGACAGTCCGCTTGTCATGCAGACCATGTCCGGCATTGCCGGCACGGTGTTCATGGCGGCAGCCCTTCTGGCCGGCGACGCCTACGGTGACAAGGATTTCGCGATCTCGCTTCCGCAATCCGGCTTCACCCTCAGCCTACTCATCGTGTTAGGGTCGATATCCGGCTATATGCATCTCCTGATCGTCAGGGCCTTCAGGCTGGCGCCGCTGTCGCTTCTGGCACCATTCCAGTATTTCGAGATCATCTCGGCGACGGTTCTCGGTTATGCGCTGTTTTCGGATTTTCCGACGCCATCGAAATGGCTCGGCATCCTCATCATCGTTGCATCCGGCCTTTTCATCATCTGGCGCGAGCGTGTGCAGACGGAAGCGAACCCGCCGCTCGACGGACAATGA
- a CDS encoding phytoene/squalene synthase family protein has product MAPTENLDVCLATLRDTDRDRYLACLLSPADKRAALAALYAFNAEIARIRDSVREALPGEVRMQWWRDLLDGNAHGDSQSHPVAAALSLAIEQHRLPRPVLANMIEARIFDLYDDLFVDRNALEGYAGETASALIQLASLVLSSEDTPASAEAAGHAGVAQAMAGILMLMPLHRRRGQVYIPADMLAAAGLDRETFLEGDDKQRIGIAIEIFATHALDHIEKARRAKMSRNVFAAYLPVALSGPVIAAARKAGAGVFEGEVQLSQLRRQWLLAKASFLKRF; this is encoded by the coding sequence ATGGCACCCACAGAGAATCTAGACGTCTGCCTCGCGACGCTGCGCGACACCGATCGCGACCGCTATCTCGCGTGCCTTCTGTCTCCGGCCGACAAGCGCGCAGCGCTTGCCGCGCTTTACGCCTTCAATGCCGAAATTGCCCGAATCCGCGATTCCGTGCGCGAGGCGCTGCCTGGCGAAGTTCGTATGCAATGGTGGCGCGATCTCCTTGATGGCAATGCGCATGGGGACAGCCAGTCTCACCCCGTTGCTGCCGCTCTTTCGTTGGCGATCGAGCAACATCGCCTGCCGCGACCGGTTCTTGCCAATATGATCGAGGCGCGCATCTTCGATCTTTATGACGATCTGTTCGTGGATCGTAACGCGCTCGAAGGCTATGCGGGGGAGACCGCCTCGGCACTGATCCAGCTGGCGAGCCTTGTGCTTTCGTCGGAAGACACTCCAGCAAGTGCGGAAGCTGCGGGACATGCGGGGGTTGCGCAGGCCATGGCCGGCATTCTAATGCTGATGCCGCTGCACCGTCGTCGTGGGCAGGTCTATATCCCCGCCGATATGCTCGCGGCTGCCGGGCTTGATCGCGAGACGTTTCTGGAAGGCGACGACAAACAACGCATCGGCATCGCCATCGAGATTTTTGCAACGCACGCGCTTGATCACATCGAGAAGGCGAGACGCGCCAAGATGTCCCGGAATGTCTTTGCGGCCTATCTTCCCGTTGCCTTGTCCGGCCCGGTCATCGCCGCTGCCAGAAAGGCGGGAGCGGGCGTGTTTGAAGGCGAAGTGCAACTGTCGCAGCTTCGCCGGCAATGGCTGCTGGCAAAGGCGTCTTTCCTCAAGCGTTTCTGA